One region of Baekduia soli genomic DNA includes:
- a CDS encoding glycosyltransferase yields MPAVRILLVTQMWPTAATPELGSFLVPMVRELRAQGHEVDVAAIGRRGGSPLKYARLAGRAVAAARRRRPDVVFAHFLFPAGAAGLAAARAADAPLVVMAHGQDVANCDRRAIRAVTAPVVRGAAAVIANSRWLAARLAAHFPGVEPEVCDLGVDLAEFDPGTVAPAPWPGDHPRFLCVGALIARKNVVALADAFAALGRGSLTYVGDGPLRAELEGRPGVMLTGRVAHDAVPAWLAACDVLCQPSAIEPFGLAALEAMAMERTVVATTQGGPPEFVTPEAGVLVDPADPAALVAGLARAAAMPAPNPAARAAAGAHGSARQAARMAAVLARAVGR; encoded by the coding sequence ATGCCCGCCGTGCGCATCCTCCTCGTCACCCAGATGTGGCCGACGGCCGCCACCCCCGAGCTCGGCAGCTTCCTGGTGCCCATGGTCCGTGAGCTGCGCGCGCAGGGCCACGAGGTCGACGTCGCGGCGATCGGGCGCCGCGGCGGCTCGCCGCTGAAGTACGCCCGGCTGGCCGGCCGCGCGGTCGCCGCCGCGCGGCGACGGCGCCCCGACGTCGTCTTCGCCCACTTCCTGTTCCCGGCCGGCGCGGCGGGGCTGGCCGCCGCGCGGGCCGCCGACGCGCCGCTGGTCGTCATGGCCCACGGCCAGGACGTGGCCAACTGCGACCGCCGCGCGATCCGGGCCGTGACCGCGCCCGTCGTGCGCGGCGCCGCGGCGGTGATCGCCAACTCGCGCTGGCTCGCCGCGCGCCTGGCCGCGCACTTCCCCGGCGTGGAGCCCGAGGTCTGCGACCTCGGCGTCGACCTCGCCGAGTTCGACCCGGGCACGGTCGCGCCGGCGCCGTGGCCGGGCGACCATCCGCGCTTCCTGTGCGTCGGCGCGCTCATCGCGCGCAAGAACGTCGTCGCGCTGGCCGACGCCTTCGCGGCGCTCGGGCGCGGCTCGCTGACCTACGTCGGCGACGGGCCGCTGCGCGCCGAGCTCGAGGGCCGCCCGGGCGTGATGCTCACCGGCCGCGTCGCCCACGACGCCGTGCCGGCGTGGCTGGCCGCCTGCGACGTGCTCTGCCAGCCCTCGGCGATCGAGCCGTTCGGCCTGGCCGCGCTGGAGGCGATGGCGATGGAGCGCACGGTCGTGGCCACGACGCAGGGCGGTCCGCCGGAGTTCGTGACCCCCGAGGCCGGCGTGCTCGTCGACCCCGCCGACCCCGCCGCCCTGGTCGCGGGCCTCGCGCGGGCCGCGGCGATGCCGGCGCCCAACCCGGCCGCGCGGGCGGCCGCCGGCGCGCACGGCAGCGCGCGGCAGGCGGCCCGGATGGCCGCCGTGCTGGCCCGCGCCGTGGGCCGCTGA
- a CDS encoding glycosyltransferase family 4 protein produces MTQLDAVYAFVTAFAVAALLTPLTARLARRVGAIDQPKSRGLGRDATPLLGGLAIGAGALVAALIFLDPSARTHDRLLGILGGALLITVVGAVDDRFDLHPAVKLLGQVAAAVIPVAAGVEVTNITLPFAGAIDFGSAGAPVTVVGLVAMMNVVNFSDGVDGLAAGVCAISAVAFSIIAFDLDRSYAAILAACTAGAATGFLLHNFPPASIYMGDTGANLLGLLLGCIAVEGAVKTQAVLALVFPLVVLAVPFLDTTFVILKRMKYRRKVYVADANHFHHRLSRIGFSERRTLAYLYAWTLLLGGFAVALRFIPYSDHHGHLHTGWSVVVAALALLVAAASVYLVYVLEIVKLRRITRRRRPDATEDEVDAHVERTMETGEFEALGR; encoded by the coding sequence ATGACGCAGCTCGACGCGGTCTACGCGTTCGTCACCGCCTTCGCGGTGGCGGCGCTGCTCACGCCGCTGACGGCGCGCCTCGCCCGTCGTGTCGGGGCCATCGACCAGCCCAAGTCCCGCGGGCTCGGGCGCGACGCGACGCCGCTGCTGGGCGGCCTGGCCATCGGCGCGGGCGCGCTCGTGGCCGCGCTGATCTTCCTGGACCCGTCGGCGCGCACCCACGACCGGCTGCTGGGGATCCTCGGCGGCGCGCTGCTCATCACGGTCGTCGGGGCGGTCGACGACCGCTTCGACCTGCACCCGGCGGTCAAGCTGCTCGGGCAGGTCGCCGCCGCGGTCATCCCCGTGGCGGCGGGGGTCGAGGTCACCAACATCACGCTGCCCTTCGCCGGGGCGATCGACTTCGGCTCGGCCGGCGCGCCGGTGACGGTCGTCGGCCTCGTGGCGATGATGAACGTCGTCAACTTCTCCGACGGCGTCGACGGCCTGGCCGCCGGCGTCTGCGCGATCTCGGCGGTGGCCTTCAGCATCATCGCGTTCGACCTCGACCGCTCCTACGCCGCGATCCTCGCCGCGTGCACGGCGGGGGCGGCGACGGGCTTCCTGCTGCACAACTTCCCGCCCGCCTCGATCTACATGGGCGACACCGGCGCCAACCTGCTCGGGCTGCTGCTGGGCTGCATCGCGGTCGAGGGCGCGGTCAAGACCCAGGCGGTCCTGGCGCTCGTCTTCCCGCTCGTCGTGCTCGCGGTGCCGTTCCTGGACACGACGTTCGTGATCCTCAAGCGCATGAAGTACCGGCGCAAGGTCTACGTGGCCGACGCCAACCACTTCCACCACCGCCTCAGCCGCATCGGCTTCAGCGAGCGCCGGACGCTGGCCTACCTCTACGCCTGGACCCTGCTGCTCGGCGGGTTCGCCGTCGCGCTGCGGTTCATCCCGTACTCCGACCACCACGGCCACCTGCACACGGGATGGTCGGTCGTGGTCGCCGCGCTGGCGCTGCTCGTCGCCGCGGCCAGCGTGTACCTGGTCTACGTCCTGGAGATCGTCAAGCTCCGGCGGATCACGCGCCGCCGGCGCCCCGACGCCACCGAGGACGAGGTCGACGCCCACGTCGAGCGCACGATGGAGACCGGGGAGTTCGAGGCGCTCGGCCGCTAG
- the glyA gene encoding serine hydroxymethyltransferase — translation MSTDLSPDFFSRSLADVDPEVAEAIGHELDRQQRTLEMIASENFVPQSILECQGSVLTNKYAEGYPGRRYYGGCEFVDVIEQLAIDRAKALFGAEHANVQPHAGAQANAAVYHALLQPGDTIMGLALPHGGHLSHGMKLNVSGRLYDIAPYEVDRETSLIDMDEVQRIAKERRPKLLLAGWSAYPRQLDFARFRAIADEVGALLMVDMAHFAGLVAAGLHPNPVQHADVVTSTVHKTLGGARGGLILCREEYAKAINSAVFPGQQGGPLEHVIAGKAVAFKIAATELFRERQQRTIEGAQAVAAAIMGAGHGVNVLTGGTDVHLALVDLRASEIDGQQSEDRLHDIGITVNRNAVPFDPRPPMVTSGLRVGTGALATRGLQAEDFAEVGQIIATALTPDHQARRDELADRVTAIADRYPLYEQLGAGAAA, via the coding sequence GTGTCCACCGATCTGAGCCCCGACTTCTTCTCCCGGTCGCTGGCCGACGTCGATCCCGAGGTGGCCGAGGCCATCGGCCACGAGCTCGACCGCCAGCAGCGCACGCTGGAGATGATCGCCTCCGAGAACTTCGTGCCCCAGAGCATCCTCGAGTGCCAGGGCAGCGTGCTGACCAACAAGTACGCCGAGGGCTACCCCGGCCGGCGCTACTACGGCGGCTGCGAGTTCGTCGACGTCATCGAGCAGCTGGCCATCGACCGGGCCAAGGCGCTGTTCGGCGCCGAGCACGCCAACGTCCAGCCCCACGCGGGGGCCCAGGCCAACGCCGCCGTCTACCACGCGCTGCTGCAGCCGGGCGACACCATCATGGGCCTGGCGCTGCCCCACGGCGGCCACCTCAGCCACGGGATGAAGCTCAACGTGTCGGGTCGCCTGTACGACATCGCCCCCTACGAGGTCGACCGCGAGACGTCGCTCATCGACATGGACGAGGTGCAGCGCATCGCCAAGGAGCGCCGTCCGAAGCTGCTGCTAGCGGGCTGGTCGGCCTACCCGCGCCAGCTGGACTTCGCGCGCTTCCGCGCGATCGCCGACGAGGTCGGCGCGCTGCTCATGGTCGACATGGCGCACTTCGCCGGCCTCGTGGCCGCCGGGCTGCACCCCAACCCGGTGCAGCACGCCGACGTCGTCACCTCGACGGTGCACAAGACGCTGGGCGGCGCGCGCGGCGGGCTGATCCTCTGTCGCGAGGAGTACGCCAAGGCCATCAACTCGGCGGTGTTCCCGGGCCAGCAGGGGGGGCCGCTGGAGCACGTCATCGCCGGCAAGGCGGTCGCGTTCAAGATCGCCGCGACCGAGCTGTTCCGCGAGCGCCAGCAGCGCACGATCGAGGGCGCGCAGGCCGTCGCGGCCGCCATCATGGGCGCCGGCCACGGGGTCAACGTGCTGACCGGCGGCACGGACGTCCACCTCGCGCTCGTCGACCTCCGCGCGTCGGAGATCGACGGCCAGCAGTCCGAGGACCGCCTGCACGACATCGGCATCACGGTCAACCGCAACGCCGTGCCGTTCGACCCCCGGCCGCCCATGGTCACCAGCGGCCTGCGCGTCGGCACCGGAGCTCTGGCGACGCGCGGCCTGCAGGCCGAGGACTTCGCCGAGGTCGGCCAGATCATCGCCACGGCGCTGACCCCGGACCACCAGGCCCGGCGCGACGAGCTCGCCGATCGCGTCACCGCGATCGCCGACCGCTACCCGCTCTACGAGCAGCTCGGCGCGGGCGCGGCGGCCTGA
- the rpiB gene encoding ribose 5-phosphate isomerase B, which yields MVIAVGSDHAGYHLKEHVKAVLEAAGHEIVDVGTGSPDSVDYPAFAEHAARLVSVGEAERAVLACGSGVGVAIVANKVPGVRAVNAHDPSEVEMARRHNDANTVTLSGARLAPDEADAIVERFLRTGFEGGRHARRVSQIAELDGSAVGS from the coding sequence ATGGTGATCGCCGTCGGCTCCGACCACGCGGGCTACCACCTGAAGGAGCACGTCAAGGCGGTCCTGGAGGCCGCCGGGCACGAGATCGTCGACGTCGGCACGGGCAGCCCGGACTCGGTCGACTACCCGGCCTTCGCCGAGCACGCGGCCCGGCTGGTCTCCGTCGGTGAGGCCGAGCGCGCGGTGCTGGCCTGCGGCTCGGGCGTCGGGGTCGCGATCGTGGCCAACAAGGTCCCGGGCGTGCGCGCCGTCAACGCCCACGACCCGTCCGAGGTCGAGATGGCGCGGCGCCACAACGACGCCAACACCGTGACGCTGTCCGGCGCGCGGCTGGCCCCCGACGAGGCCGACGCGATCGTCGAGCGCTTCCTGCGCACGGGCTTCGAGGGCGGCCGCCACGCCCGGCGCGTGTCCCAGATCGCCGAGCTCGACGGCTCCGCGGTCGGCTCCTGA
- a CDS encoding L-threonylcarbamoyladenylate synthase yields MITPDQAATFERCMAVGGVALFGADTVYGLACDPGNDEAVRRLYAIKRRRPDRPAAVMFFSRELALAALPEVGPRTVAGLEALLPGGVTVLLPNPLRRYPLACGPDPDAPLGLRVPALGPAAAGLAAVRWPVLQSSANLSGEPEARRLEDVAAVVRDDVDLVLDAGELAGRASTVIDLRRYEDDGHWEIVREGAVSPGCVEAALGALG; encoded by the coding sequence GTGATCACGCCCGACCAGGCGGCGACCTTCGAGCGCTGCATGGCCGTCGGCGGCGTCGCGCTCTTCGGCGCCGACACCGTCTACGGGCTGGCCTGCGACCCCGGCAACGACGAGGCGGTCCGGCGGCTGTACGCGATCAAGCGCCGGCGCCCCGACCGCCCCGCCGCCGTCATGTTCTTCTCGCGGGAGCTCGCGCTCGCCGCGCTGCCCGAGGTGGGCCCCCGCACCGTCGCGGGCCTCGAGGCCCTGCTGCCCGGGGGCGTGACCGTGCTGCTGCCCAACCCGCTGCGCCGCTACCCGCTGGCCTGCGGCCCCGACCCCGACGCGCCGCTCGGGCTGCGCGTGCCGGCCCTCGGCCCCGCCGCGGCCGGGCTGGCGGCCGTGCGCTGGCCCGTGCTGCAGTCCAGCGCCAACCTGTCGGGCGAGCCCGAGGCCCGGCGGCTGGAGGACGTCGCCGCCGTCGTGCGCGACGACGTCGACCTCGTGCTCGACGCGGGGGAGCTCGCGGGCCGCGCGTCGACGGTCATCGACCTGCGCCGCTACGAGGACGACGGCCACTGGGAGATCGTGCGCGAGGGCGCCGTGAGCCCGGGCTGCGTCGAGGCCGCCCTCGGCGCGTTGGGCTGA